GATGATCCCCGGCGCGGTGGTGTTGTAGAACAGATTCTCCGGAAGCAGGATCACCGCCTCCACCAGGTCCTCCTCCACGAACCGCTTGCGGATATCGCGCTCCCGGTTGCTCCCCTGGTTGCCGCTGCCCCGGCTCACCGCGCCGGTATCCAGCACTACGGCCATGCGCCCGCGATCGTTCAGCGAGGCCCGCATGTGTTGCAGCCAGCCCCAATCAGCGCTGGAGGTGGGCGGCACGCCGCAGGTGAAGCGCCCGTAGGGGTCGTTTTCGTACAGCTCGGTGGGGAAGTTCTGGTTCCACATGGGGTTGGCTACCACCAGGTCAAAGGTCTGGAGCCGGCCCGCCGCGTCCTTGAAAGCGGGCTGGCGCATGGTATCGCCCAGGCGGATGTCGCCCTCCATGTCGTGGATGACCGCGTTCATGCGGGCCATGGCAAAGGTGGCAGGGTTGATCTCCTGACCGAAAAGGCGCAGCGGCGCGTGTTTGGATGGCAGGCGACGGCGGCCGTTTTCCTGGACGCCGTGGGTTTCCAGCAGGCGCAGGTGGCACTTGATGAGCAGCCCGCCGGAGCCGCAGGTAGGGTCGTAGACGGTCATGCCGGGCTCGGGTTCGAGGATGCGGGCCATCAGCACCGCCACCTCGCGGGGCGTGTAAAACTCGCCGGCGCTCTGCCCCTGGCCCTCGGCGAACTTGCGCAACAGGTACTCGTAGGCCCGGCCGAGGATGTCCGGCTCCACGTCGTTCAGGCCCAGGCGGTGGCGGGAGAGCACATCCACCAGCGCAGCCAGGTACTCGTCGGCCACGATGCGCTGCCCGGCGGCGGTGGCGTTGAAGTCGGCGATGTCGATTACCCCCTGCAGACGTGGGTTCTCCCGCGCGACCGCGCGCACCGCGTCGGTGAGAAACTGGCCGAGCCCGGCCCGTCCGCGGGCGCGGATGGCCGGCCAGCGGGCGTTTTCGGGGATGTAGAAGCGCACCGAGCCGCGGCCGCTGGCGATGACGGCCCGCTCGCGCTCTGCTTCTACGATGTTGGTTGCCATCTCCCGGCTGCCGTATTCCTCCGTCAGGCGGGCAAGCTCGTCTTCAAACACGTCGGAAAGCCGCTTCAGGAAGACAAGGGGGAGGATATAGTCCTTGAACTTGGGCGCGTCCACCGGCCCGCGGATGGCGCAGGCAGCGTCCCAGAGCCAGGTCTCCAAGGTGGTAATGTCGAGGGGCATGGTTGATGACCTCTTTGTTCGCAGTTTAATACACCCGATGCTACAGGTTTTCGGTGACGGTGCCGGGGGCAGCGGTGCGCAGTTGCGCCAACCCCGATGGAGCAGGAGCGCACAAACCGCGTGCCCCTCCTCGCGGGCCCAACGTCGCATTGACAAGAACATTGAGACCTAATCTTAAAGGAAGGGGCATTGTTCAGCAAGAAGAGCAGCGATATTGTCCAGCTCCTGCTCACGGCCGATGAAGGGCGTAATCGGGGAAGGGAAATTGTGAAACCGAGCCGACGGATCAGACACCGACCTTATTGCTTCATCCCCCTATGGCTGCCCGGCGGGTGGCCCGTACAACTCCCGCTGCCACAGCCATTCCGTGACCCGCTCAATGCCCTTGCTCAGATGATAGCGGTAGGTATTGAAGGGCAGGTCGAGCAATTCGGCGGCGGCCTCTTGGGTGGGGGCCGGTTGAACGTAGGTGTGATAGAGCGCCCGGTAGAGCTTTGCATCTTTGGGGGTGGCGGCGAGGGCTTCGGCGGCGGCACGCAGCAGAGATTGCAGGGCCTCCGGGCCGGGGTTGGGGCCGGCGCGCTCGCGCAAGACGCGGGCGCGCAGCAGGGGATTGCGGGCCAGGGCGTCCGGCCGATGGTAGTCACGCAACGCCTGGCGCACGGCATCGGCGAACTCGGGCTGAGAGAGCACCAGCAGCGGCGAAGCGGATTGGCCGACCGGCTCTGGCCTGAAGTGCAGGTCTAATTGTCTCTCGGCCAGTACGTGGTTCCAGACCGACAGCGGCTCGGCCCGCCAGTTGTGGGCAAAGCCCCCATAGCGCCGGCTGCCCACCGTGAAGTCCGCCTCGACGACGCGACAGAAATTGATATAGGTGAATAAGCCCTCCCAGGCAGCCGGTTCGGCCATGCAGCAGAACGTCCAGGCCAGGTTGGGCGTGGTGAGCCAGGTGATTAAGGTGTTGAGCGTAACCATGTTGTGGGTCAAGGGGGTCTGGTAGTCCTCACGCCCCATCCAGAAGCGGGCGATCTGGATGCGTTCGCCGGGGCGTGGGGGGCCGTAGCGCTGCACGTAGGCCCAGATGGCGCGCGCGGCCGGGTCGGCCTGCTCGTCTTCAGGAGTGATGGTTTCCAGCAAGAGATTGGCCGCGAAGCCCAGGGGCTGCATTTCCGATCCCCGGAAGACAACGAATGCCGGGGGTTGGCGCTCCAGCCAGTAGGCAGCAACCCGGGCCGACTCCGGCCCTTCGTGCTGCGCGACCATAGCCAGGATGTGCGGATGATCTTGCGGGGTGATGACATCCTGATAGGCGCTGCCCAGGGTTCTCCAGTCGTAGAAGGGCTTCATTGCCGGATGGTGGCGCTGCAGGAAGAGCAGGTCGGAAAGGGCCTGCTGGCGGGCCAGGCCGCTGCTATGCCAGAAGCGGCGAACGATATAGCGCCGCACCCGGCGGTAGAGTTGCTGCCAGGATTCCGGGTTGCGCCAGCGCAGGTCGGTTTCCACAATCTCCCGCACCAGGTCGTGGGGAAAGATGCCCGCCGGGCCAGTCTCGATGAAGGAGAGACTGCGCAGCCAGGCAAAGAGACTGGGGGCCTCTTCCTCGCCCAGCACCTCGGCCAGCAAAGCTTCGGTGGTCACCCGAGCCAGGGCGCAGGCTTCCAGAGCCTGACGATGGTGGGGAGTGGGCACATCTTGCAGGAAACGCTCCATCAACAGATGGAGCACATCTGGGGCGTGTTCCAGGCTGAACTCTTCGGCCCTGGCTGTGCCCAGCGCCAGCCAGTCGGCCAGTAAGACCAGCGCCAGGGGATGGCCGTAGGCGACGTTGAGCACCGCTTCCTGAAGCACTGCAGGCACCTGCAGCGTGGTCAGCAATTGCCGGCTTTCTTCCGGGCGCAGGTTGCGCAGGGAGACAATGCGAGCCAGGTTGCGCCAGGCCGGGTCGGTGCGCCAGAGTTCAGCGGGGGGATTGCGGCTGGCGATAATTACCAACAGATGCGCCGGCAAGGCTGGTAAGAAGGTGGTGCGTAGCCAGCCGTCCAGGGGTGCAAGGCGTTCATAGGTATCGAGGAACAGCACGGCCGGCGGTAAGGTCGCCAGGTGCTCCATGCTCAGCCAGTTTTCGCCGGTCCCGGTCTGGGAAGAAAGCGCCAGCAGAAAAGCCTGTGGCGAGGGGTCAATATCACGAGCATCCAGGCGGAAAACGATGCGTCCGTGTTGGGCGGCAATCTGCGCGTAGGTATGTAGCAATGTTGTTTTGCCAACACCACCAGGACCGAAGATATACAACACAGCAAAGGGCGCTTCGTCAGCTTGCAACGCTTGCCGCAACAACTCCAGCTCAGCGGCCCGGCCGACGAACGCATGCCGGCGGGCTATCGCCATTCGGTCGGCGAAATGAGAGGAGGTTTGTTCCTGGCTCTTCATACGGGCTATCCCTGTCTCTCGTGGTACGCAGGTTGCCCTATAGTATCGCGCTGAGGGGCTTGCTGTAAATGGAGTTTAGGTCTGGCGCGGTTTTCAGCATCGAGCTGATTCTGGCGGGTCAAGATGCGCTCTGCCTGTTGCAGTACACAAGTAATGCCATCTTCCGGTGGTTGGCGCAGGCTCGATCGTTGAGAAAGCGCCAGAAGCGCTCAATCGGGTTCAAAGTTGCGCCAAGGCACTTTGATGATACGAGACACGATCTAGCACCAGAGTCACTCGCGTGGTTGGATAGATAGTGCCTGATCAGTAGAGCAGCATCAGGCGGGAGCGTTAATTGGGCGGATTTGAAATTCGATTGTACCAAGATAGGATCAAAAACCCTCTCCCTTCAATATTTTGATAACGATTCGTTTACCTTTCTTTTGAATAATTATTCTTTCCATAACATCTTCTAGATTTCCTGGAAGATGCTGGGATTGCCAATTGCGCTCTTCTTGGAGCCTGACCTCGGTCTGCACAGGATTACTTGCTGCAATGGCTTTAAGAGCATAAAGCGCAGCACCGTAGGCATGTTGTGCAACGTGGGCAGTTCCAACAGCCTGACCCGCAGCGCGTGCCGCAAAACAAGCTGCCTCATTCCCTTTTGCTTTTGCATCACGGGCGGCAGCGTGAGCTGCGAGAGAAGCCGTACGTATCTCGGCCATCTTAAATATGCCCGTGCGAACCCATGTTTGGCAGGCTTCGATAGCTTTGCGGGGTCGTTCGTCGTTCGGATATGCATTCTCGAAAATTGGAAGCACTCGTGCGGCACAGTCCGCTGCCCAGGTCGCTAACGCTCTTTGATCTTCTCTGCCATATCTTTTATATTTTGCCATATTTTCGAAAGTGGTTTTGTTGACGTTTGTTCTATTGAACTACCAACACCTGTTGGGTGCGCTTGTTAAACGGCTGAATATGCTCACCAAATCCCCGGTATGATTCGATAGCGAACGACCTTGCAGTAATCCGCATAGCCAT
This is a stretch of genomic DNA from Kallotenue papyrolyticum. It encodes these proteins:
- a CDS encoding type I restriction-modification system subunit M — protein: MPLDITTLETWLWDAACAIRGPVDAPKFKDYILPLVFLKRLSDVFEDELARLTEEYGSREMATNIVEAERERAVIASGRGSVRFYIPENARWPAIRARGRAGLGQFLTDAVRAVARENPRLQGVIDIADFNATAAGQRIVADEYLAALVDVLSRHRLGLNDVEPDILGRAYEYLLRKFAEGQGQSAGEFYTPREVAVLMARILEPEPGMTVYDPTCGSGGLLIKCHLRLLETHGVQENGRRRLPSKHAPLRLFGQEINPATFAMARMNAVIHDMEGDIRLGDTMRQPAFKDAAGRLQTFDLVVANPMWNQNFPTELYENDPYGRFTCGVPPTSSADWGWLQHMRASLNDRGRMAVVLDTGAVSRGSGNQGSNRERDIRKRFVEEDLVEAVILLPENLFYNTTAPGIILVVNRRKRHPGQILLINASRLFAKGRPKNYLDDGHIETIAEIYHAWDGAGGVGAKNVGGAKNFVGAKNFSPIHAIITTDEAARNDYNLSPSRYVATNDQEEVLPLEEAVVLLREAEEERAAADARLQEVLKVLGLDGM
- a CDS encoding AAA family ATPase yields the protein MKSQEQTSSHFADRMAIARRHAFVGRAAELELLRQALQADEAPFAVLYIFGPGGVGKTTLLHTYAQIAAQHGRIVFRLDARDIDPSPQAFLLALSSQTGTGENWLSMEHLATLPPAVLFLDTYERLAPLDGWLRTTFLPALPAHLLVIIASRNPPAELWRTDPAWRNLARIVSLRNLRPEESRQLLTTLQVPAVLQEAVLNVAYGHPLALVLLADWLALGTARAEEFSLEHAPDVLHLLMERFLQDVPTPHHRQALEACALARVTTEALLAEVLGEEEAPSLFAWLRSLSFIETGPAGIFPHDLVREIVETDLRWRNPESWQQLYRRVRRYIVRRFWHSSGLARQQALSDLLFLQRHHPAMKPFYDWRTLGSAYQDVITPQDHPHILAMVAQHEGPESARVAAYWLERQPPAFVVFRGSEMQPLGFAANLLLETITPEDEQADPAARAIWAYVQRYGPPRPGERIQIARFWMGREDYQTPLTHNMVTLNTLITWLTTPNLAWTFCCMAEPAAWEGLFTYINFCRVVEADFTVGSRRYGGFAHNWRAEPLSVWNHVLAERQLDLHFRPEPVGQSASPLLVLSQPEFADAVRQALRDYHRPDALARNPLLRARVLRERAGPNPGPEALQSLLRAAAEALAATPKDAKLYRALYHTYVQPAPTQEAAAELLDLPFNTYRYHLSKGIERVTEWLWQRELYGPPAGQP
- a CDS encoding putative immunity protein; the encoded protein is MAKYKRYGREDQRALATWAADCAARVLPIFENAYPNDERPRKAIEACQTWVRTGIFKMAEIRTASLAAHAAARDAKAKGNEAACFAARAAGQAVGTAHVAQHAYGAALYALKAIAASNPVQTEVRLQEERNWQSQHLPGNLEDVMERIIIQKKGKRIVIKILKGEGF